The genome window aagcccctaatgtatctgcctctaccactgccccGATGGGGCATTCCAcacacgcaccactctctgtgtaaaaaaactacctctgacaatTCCTGTAtttacttccaatcaccttaaaatataTCACCTttttattagccatttctgctctgggaaaatgtctctggctgtccactcaatctgtgccttttatcatcttgtgcacctctgtCAAGAGGCCATTGagtaaataaagctaatctttaagatTTAGTCTTTAATCTCTCAAATTTCCTTCTGTCCTGACACCCACCAAGCGCGCACAATTGTGCTCAGGGATGAGAAATTCTGACATAAGTGCCTCATCACTCCTCCGGGCCACGCTGTGGTAGGAGGGCAGCTCCGATACAATCAGGGTTAGTCTTGGCTCCCTTCCCAGTCCCCACACTTTATTGCTGTGGTGGAGGGGTGGAAGCTTGATCTACAAGGCTCCTAAAGAGTAATCTGCCTAAATAAAATACTTCTGCTGTAAAAGTTAACTGCCAGGAAATAATTTGTGTtggaaaatgaaaagaaaaacgACAGATACTGGGAAATCTGTAAGCAGCCCCAGTGGGCCGCAGGCCTGACTCCAAAATCCACTTTGCTCAATAAACATTTTATAGCCTTTTCTTCATATGTTTAAGGAAAAGCAGCCTCATAAGCAGTAAATAAGATGAGGTAAGTTGTCATTTTCACCACTGTTTTATTTGCTGAGTGTTGTACAAATTGCCTGTTCAttgtgtggtaaattggatcttTTCACAGGAAGGGCATTACAGTAAAGGATGTGGTAAATGGGTAATAACAGCCTTTGGCTGCTTTTATTTGGAATAGACATTACTTATCAGTGTTTAAAATACTTTCCCACTCTGCAAGTGAACAAAATGCTGCTGTGTTTGGGTGCTCTACCTTATTATAGTCATCTCAGAATGGTTTTTTAAGGTGAAGATGTTTAATTAGCAGAAGTATTGCATCTTCAGAGTGGGACATCCCATTTCCCACTCTTTTGAAACTAAGGGAGCTTTGCTACAGGGGGACGATGGCATAAGCTTGCATTGGCTGAGACGatcaccagaggtcatgggttaagggtgaagggtggaaGGTttaaaggggaaacttcttcactcagaggggtgtgagagtgtggaacgaactgccagtgcaagtgatgcaTGCCAGCTCAATTCAATATTTAAGagttcagataggtacatggatggtaggggtaatggaaggctatggtcccggtgcaggtcgatggctgCAGACAGTTGAGATGGTTTTGCACAgacgagatgggccaaagggcctgtttctgtgcggtacTTTTTTTATGACTCTATAAACATGGAGGAGAAGATGATGTTGAGAGGGGAGTGGTGGGAGATTTGCAAGGAACAGAAGCTTTGACAGGGAGCTGCTGTGCAAGAACGCAGCCGGTTGGGAAGCATGGAATTAACCAGTTGatgtctcgggccgagacccttcatcaggactcagcctgaaacatcactgtaggtgctgcctgacctgctgagttcctccagcattttgcacgcgcattgctctgggtttccagtgcCCGTGGTTATGCTGGGCAGAAATGCTCGGTTACTTGCCCTGCCTTCCATGTAATCGTGTTACTGCAACAGTAACCGAAGAAATTCACCACTCCTCATGCCAGGCCGCTGCCAGTTAGGCTGAGCTTGTTGTTAACTGGTGTAAGAGAGATTCAAAAGAGAACTGGGAGGTCACTTTACACAGAGGCTAGTGaatcagctgccagaggaggtggtcaaGGTGGgtataattacaacatttaagaggcatttgcaTGGGTACATACAGGAAATGGCTTGGAGCTTGTAGACTGTATGTGGGCAACCGGGACTAGCAGGGCAGATGGTTGGCATGGATCAgttgggccaaacggcctgtttctatgctttgttactgtatgactctgtaactgGGGTTTCTGCATCCCCATTTGTGCATATCCTCAGCTCAGAACACCCATCCCATACAGACTTAAACTGGGACTAGCAAGGAGGATggcatggtcagcacagaccagatgggctgaagggcctgtttcagtgactCTATATTCGCTGTCCGGCATCGCCGCTGATGTACATGCTCATCTCTGAACACCCATACTGGGCAGAGTTATCTTCGCCTGTCTGGTAGGGCCTGTAGGCTGGACGTCTGTGCgagtgggagagaggaaaggggcttgtctCGCCGTTGCTGTTACGTGGCTCTGCCGAGCACGCTACGTCAGTGCCGGAAagcgtggcgacacttgtgggctgcccccccgCCCAGCACGTCGTTAGGTTGTTAACGCATTTCACCGTATGCTTCGAGGTGCGTGGGgtaaataactctgtgtctgtgcaTAGAGAGGGAGGGTAAAGGCTACCGCGACACCAGCAAACCCCATTCGATTCCCGCCGCTTAGTATGTTCTCCCGGTGACTGCTTGggttccactttcctcccacatcccaaagtcatTCCGGTTAGTGGGTGGCCGGACaggtctgttaccatgctgtatctctaaataaatatatcTGAAGCCAGTTCGTTCCAAATCAGGGGTAGATGTCGAACACACTGAGCCTAATCCCACGGTTAACCTAGTCCCAAATGAGCACCGCACTtaggagagagaatgagaggaggCTGGAGCCAGCTGGTCTGAACTGCAAACCGCAACGTCCGGCCCTTGGCACCACTCCCCCTTCCACCAAGCACTCTTCAAGTTTGCCGGTCAAGGTGACCCGCCTTCTGCAGGTCTGCCGGCACTGGGGTTAGACCCGCATAGCCTGAGTGAAGGGCTAACTCTCTCGCCGCAGCTTCCGGGAGGTGAGGTCCTGACCCCGGTCTGCCAACATGGCCtcctacccctccccccacctccaaaCTCGTTGTCATTAGCACCTTGAGCTCTATCCCTATCTGGACCCAGGCCTCTCTTTACCACCCATGACAGTCACTGTTCGAAAGAAGCACATTTACAAAAAGGGAAACTGCACTTCTTATCTTGATTTCTTCCCACAAGAAACAGCTTTtctttatatatacatatatatctatatatatgtgtgcatatatacatatatatctatatatctatagtatatgtatatatttaaagCAATTCTGTAAATTCAGGTACAACAAATTTAATATTTAATACAGAAAAAATAAATCAGGTTGAGAAGATTTAGTTTCTTCGTCAAATTGAACCACATCCAGAACATGAGGGTTGTTTCCATATGATCATGGAAGTTTACGGCACACactcagaccatttggcccatcgcgtCCTTGCTAACTTGGCCTatcccacttcccagctcttgctCCGTAGCCTTGAAGGTTACGTCGTTCAACGCTGCCTCTGGGGGCAGACCCAAGGAGGAGGCAAAGCAAGTTAGCTAGAACAGCGCAGAGATTCTCACCCAAATCCAAAGCTTCTGTAAAAACCATCCACTAATTCTCCGAGACAGAAAGAAATACTTCAGCATGAACTGTAACAGGGTAACAATATAATCTGTAAACATATATTTCCAGAAATTAATATACCTCAGTTATATAAGGGCTGTGCATTGAGCAAAATGATAGGTTGACACATCAAAAAAAATATTCCATTGGGAATTTTTTCATACAATTATCTGGCCTCCAGTTTTTGGTACCTGAACGAATCAGGCACAGCCTCTCAGACCAGAATCATCCTTTGCGATTATACAATGCATATTATTCAGCTGGGAGCAATGTAGCCTCATTAGGAGGCTGTTGATACCGCTTGGTTTCTCATCTGAGGGCTTTGTAGGGTTGCTCACATCTGAGGCAGAAAACTCGGAGAGCCACCGTGCGCCTCAGTTCCCATCGCACGCCCTTGTGTCCCAGGGGCGGTGTGATCGGGAGTTCGAATCGTTTCCCCAGGTCACTGCTCAGCGAGGACTGTCCAAGGAACACTGGGGagtttgtttattttcttttgtgtCGTTTGTGTTAATTGGAATTAAGCTTCCAAGCAGTCTCTTCTGGACAACTCTTTTCCGCTCGGGTTGGAGTGGGAACCGTTGAGCTGTGTGCTGCCCATTTGGGTACTTTATTCCGAGGATTTCCAGTAGTCCGAAGCAGAATTCCATCCCAAAAAATCCACCGGTTCCACCTGAGCACACAGCAAAGATAATTGAAGTTTCAAAAATCGTcacaatttttttgtttttttaaatatttatttttggtCCCTATGGATTGGTGGCAGTGTTAGAAAGTTTTTGCCCTTCTTATtactgggggtgggtgggggtgtgggtcggAGAAGGCGGGGGTTTCAGCGGACAACAAGGACCAATGCAAGGAGGAAGGTGAGCCACCCGGAGCCAGAGGTGAGCCTCAGTCCCCTGCCGGAGGGCTGCTGGATGCCGGGTGGCAGCTCCAGGCGGGTGCGGCGGGTGCACTTAATCCGCGACTTGTGCCTGGTCGGGTAGGGGTGGACGCCTTGCTCCTTCTGGCCAGCGTCCGGTAGGTAGTCGTTGCCCCACGCCCCGTCCAGCTGCCCGTCAGCAGCGCCCTTTGGAGCCGCTTCTCCCAGGTAGTTCTTGGCCGAGTCGTCCCGCTGGCCCGTGCCGTTCTGACCTTTGACCAGGGCTGTGCCCCGTGACGGCTGACCCCCTCCCAGCCTGACCttgcccgggtggtgggggtgctGCTTGGGGCTCGTCCGGATCTGGTTAAGCGAATCTGGGCTTGTGCAGTTTTTGAAGAGCTGGGCAGACAGGACCTTGAGGTCTTTTCCCTGTACATCCCTGGGGGATTCACAAGTAACACTGGAGCTCGACCCTCTGAATCTCTGTAGCCATTCCCACAAGGATCGAGCCTTACAACTACATTCCCAAGGATTTCCATTCAGCCTGAGGTACTGTAAGGAGCCAAGCTCTGCCAAACATTCACCCGGAAGCAAACTCAGACTGTTATTGAACAAATACAAAATGGTAAGGCGGCGGAGATCGTGAAACGCCTGCTTATTAACCCAGTGAAGCTTGTTCTGGTGGAGCAGGAGTCGATCGAGGTTGACCAGCCCTCTGAAAGTGTTCTGGGACAAACTCAACAACTTATTCCCATGCAAAAAGAGCTGAGTGAGGTTAACCAGCTCCAGGAACA of Hypanus sabinus isolate sHypSab1 chromosome 6, sHypSab1.hap1, whole genome shotgun sequence contains these proteins:
- the LOC132396116 gene encoding reticulon-4 receptor-like 1, which encodes MSRKGCNLELFLVLLGLEFHVSVSCPRHCVCYPSPMTVTCQSHGFTTIPEGIPANSERIFLQNNRITLLLRNTFSPSTVTLWLYSNNITFIDPEAFQGFSLLEELDLGDNRYLRFLDAETFNGLERLHSLHLYRCGLAFLPNGIFEGLHNLQYLYLQDNHIEYLQDDLFLELVNLTQLFLHGNKLLSLSQNTFRGLVNLDRLLLHQNKLHWVNKQAFHDLRRLTILYLFNNSLSLLPGECLAELGSLQYLRLNGNPWECSCKARSLWEWLQRFRGSSSSVTCESPRDVQGKDLKVLSAQLFKNCTSPDSLNQIRTSPKQHPHHPGKVRLGGGQPSRGTALVKGQNGTGQRDDSAKNYLGEAAPKGAADGQLDGAWGNDYLPDAGQKEQGVHPYPTRHKSRIKCTRRTRLELPPGIQQPSGRGLRLTSGSGWLTFLLALVLVVR